A genomic segment from Pelobates fuscus isolate aPelFus1 chromosome 7, aPelFus1.pri, whole genome shotgun sequence encodes:
- the LOC134569284 gene encoding oocyte zinc finger protein XlCOF7.1-like, whose product MKKYINNRTKSNFEKSSILSDSCMFSKEMVNINPKPFSSSECEKSFVTNAELVCHQSTHTGEKPFTCSECGKCFVIKAQLVHHQSTHTGEKPFSCSECGKCFRQRSNLVSHQRTHTGEKPFTCSECGKCFVTKAELICHQRTHTGEKPFSCSECGKCFRRQSQLVIHQRTHTGEKPFSCSECGKCFRQRSNLVSHQRTHTGEKPFTCSECGKCFVTKAELICHQRTHTGEKPFSCSECGKCFGRQSQLVIHQRTHTGEKPFTCSECGKCFVIKAQLVHHRRTHTGEKPFSCSECGKFFASKAGFVCHQRTHTGEKPFLCSECGKCFGQHSHLVSHQRTHTGEKPFSCSECGKCFRHHSHLVRHQRTHTGEKPFTCSECRKCFVTNAELVCHQRTHPGEKSFSCSECGKCFGRQSQLVIHQRTHTGEKLFSCTECGKCFASKAGSVCHQRTHTGEKPFSCTECGKCFGRQSQLVIHQRTHTGEKPFSCSECGKCFGRQSQLVIHQRTHTGEKPFSCSECGNSFRQHSNLVRHQRTHTGEKPFSCSECKKCFVINSKLVQHQRTHTGEKPFSCSECGNSFGQHSNLVRHQRTHTGEKPFSCSECKKCFVINSQLVQHQRTHTGEKPFSCSECGKCFRHDSNLVRHQRTHTGEKPFSCSECGNSFGQHSNLVRHQRTHTGENPFLCSKCGKCFASKSELVCHQRTHTGEVIL is encoded by the coding sequence ATGAAGAAATATATTAATAACAGAACCAAGTCTAATTTTGAGAAATCAAGTATTTTGTCAGATTCCTGTATGTTCTCAAAGGAGATGGTAAACATAAACCCCAAACCTTTCTCGTCTTCTGAATGTGAGAAATCTTTTGTCACAAATGCAGAGCTCGTCTGTCATCAGAgcactcacacaggagagaaaccgttcacatgttctgaatgtgggaaatgttttgttaTCAAAGCGCAGCTTGTTCATCATCAGAgtactcacacaggagagaaaccgttctcatgttctgaatgtggaaaatgttttcgaCAACGTTcaaatcttgtcagtcatcagagaactcacacaggagagaaaccgttcacatgttctgaatgtggaaaatgttttgtcacaaaAGCAGAGCTCAtctgtcatcagagaactcacacaggagagaaaccgttctcatgttctgaatgtggaaaatgttttaggcGACAATCACAACTTGTCATtcatcagagaacacacacaggagagaaaccgttctcatgttctgaatgtggaaaatgttttcgaCAACGTTcaaatcttgtcagtcatcagagaactcacacaggagagaaaccgttcacatgttctgaatgtggaaaatgttttgtcacaaaAGCAGAGCTCAtctgtcatcagagaactcacacaggagagaaaccgttctcatgttctgaatgtggaaaatgttttgggcgaCAATCACAACTTGTCATtcatcagagaacacacacaggagagaaaccgttcacatgttctgaatgtggaaaatgttttgtcatcAAAGCGCAGCTTGTTCATCAtcggagaactcacacaggagagaaaccattctcgtgttctgaatgtggaaaatttTTTGCCAGTAAAGCAGGGTTTgtctgtcatcagagaactcacacaggagagaaaccattcttgtgttctgaatgtggaaaatgttttgggcaacattcacatcttgtcagtcatcagagaacacacacaggagagaaaccgttctcatgttctgaatgtggaaaatgttttcggcACCATTCAcatcttgtccgtcatcagagaacacacacaggagagaaaccgttcacaTGTTCTGAATGTAGAAAATGCTTTGTCACAAATGCAGAGCTTgtctgtcatcagagaactcacccAGGAGAGAAatcgttctcatgttctgaatgtggaaaatgttttgggcgaCAATCACAACTTGTCATtcatcagagaacacacacaggagagaaactgttctcatgtactgaatgtgggaaatgttttgccagTAAAGCAGGGTCTGTCTGTCATcaaagaactcacacaggagagaaaccgttctcatgtactgaatgtggaaaatgttttgggcgaCAATCACAACTTGTCATtcatcagagaacacacacaggagagaaaccgttctcatgttctgaatgtggaaaatgttttgggcgaCAATCACAACTTGTCATtcatcagagaacacacacaggagagaaaccgttctcatgttctgaatgtggaaatagTTTTAGGCAACACTCAaatcttgtccgtcatcagagaactcacacaggagagaaaccgttttcatgttctgaatgtaaaaaatgttttgtcatcaATTCAAAGCTTGTTcagcatcagagaactcacacaggagagaaaccgttctcatgttctgaatgtggaaatagttttgggcaacattcaaatcttgtccgtcatcagagaactcacacaggagagaaaccgttttcatgttctgaatgtaaaaaatgttttgtcatcaATTCGCAGCTTGTTcagcatcagagaactcacacaggagagaaaccgttctcatgttctgaatgtggaaaatgttttcggcATGATTCAaatcttgtccgtcatcagagaactcacacaggagagaaaccgttctcatgttctgaatgtggaaatagttttgggcaacattcaaatcttgtccgtcatcagagaactcacacaggagagaatcctttcttatgtagtaaatgtgggaaatgttttgccagTAAATCAGAGCTTGTCTGTCATCAAAGAACTCACACAGGTGAGGTGATTTTATAA